The genomic region cattaaaaaaaaatgcgattgcattgggacggattcagatgttttcagacacatttactaggataattctgggaaatcccttatctttctattgcgttgctagtgttttagtgagtttaatagtccctgatagtcggaagggtgtgtccacggatgtcttgaggccagtgtctgattgaagtcgacggcagctgtatggacggggcaagctcagctgatctccggtaagtggcgactttttaccacaattttctcactaaaaactgctggttgacatttggtcgggatccatgttcgcttgaccgctctgatccataggaaagcttcacctccgggaattttaaacaaggaatcattgtgtttgtgtggctaaaggctaaagcttcccaactccatctttctactttgacttctccattattaattgaacaaattgcaaaagattcagcaacacagatgtccaaaatactgtgtaattatgccgttaaagcagacgacttttagctgtgtgtgtgcgcagcactaatatttccttacagtcggtgacgtcacgcgtacacatcatcattccgcgacgttttcaacaacaaactcccgggaaattaaaaaattgcaatatagtaaactaaaaaggccgtattggcatgtgttgcaatgttaatatttcagcattgatatataaactatcagactgcgtggtcgctagtagtgggtttcagtaggcctttaagtctatgGCAAACAGAAAAATCTTATGTTCCCTAAAATGCGAATTGAGGCTATGAAATGTGTTTAACCCGATTACCTGATTATTTTAAATTACTAAAACAACTAAAAGCTGCAGCCGCACCGTGAACATAAACATCGTATCCAGTCTTGATATATatttgttgtccatccatccatccattttctaccgcttattcccttttggggtcgcggggggcgctggcgcctgtctcagctacaatcgggcggaaggcggggtacaccctggacaagtcgccacctcatcgcagggccaacacagatagacagacaacattcacactcacattcacacattagggccattttttttttttagtgttgccaatcaacctatccccaggtgcatgtctttggaagtgggaggaagccagagtacccggagggaacccacgcattcacggggagaacatgcaaactccacacagaaagatcccgagcctggatttgaacccaggactgcaggaccttcgtattgtgaggcagacgcactaacccctctgccaccgtgaagcccatatatatatatttgttgtattTTCCTGAAAACCCTTGAACGGTTAATCCTCTTTGAGTCAAACTCCAATACTTTATAAGAGGGATTTTGCTGGTGTGGAGTGTGCAGAAGTAGTCCAGCGTGCAGCTTTGCATCAACATGTTGAACATCAGCGACTTGCCAACGCATCCTCTCACCTCCACGAGATGGGAGTGTCTCCTGCAGCCGCTCTGGGACTATCTGCTTCTTCACCACCTGCCTCTCATCTCGTCCCCTTTCTTCCCAGTCCTGCTTGCTTTTTGCAGCTACTTCGTCTTCAGCTTACCTTTTGCAGTGATGGACCTGTTGGGACAAAGGGCTCCTTTTTTCCACCGGTACAAGATCCAGCCGCAGAGGCAGCCCACACTTGGAATGATGGCCAGGAGCTTGCTGATCGCTCTTTTCAACCAAATCTTCTTTGTCCTACCAAGTGTGATGGTCAGCATGTTCATCCTTCCTCCCCCAGCGATACCTCAGGAAGCTCCCGCCCTTCACAGAGTCTTCATAGACGGACTGgctcttcttctcctctttgacACTCAGTACTTCATCTGGCATTTTATGCACCACAAAAACAAGCAGCTTTATCGATGCATCCACGCCATCCACCATGAATACACGGCGCCTTTTTCATGGTCCACCGAGCAGCTCAGCATCCCAGAGCTGCTAACGGTAGCACTCTGGAGCAACCAGGATCCCGTTTTTCTCAAGTGTCACCCTTTGACCATGTGGTGCGTCACGGTGCTCAGTATCTGGATGTCAGTGGAGGATCACATTGGCTACGATTTGCCGTGGAGCCTCAACCGACTGGTGCCCTTCGGCCTGCTGGGGGGCGCACCGGCTCACGACATGCACCATCAGAGGCCCAGCAGCAACTACGCTCCCTTTTTTAGCCACTGGGACAGAATATTTGGTACGGCAGTCGCGCTGAGGGACAAGAAAGACGATAGGTCGGCTACATAATTAGAGACTATGTTTTGTCAGTGTGAGCCTGTACATCCATGTCAattatgtggggcggtatagctcggttggtagagtggccgtgccagcaacttgagggttgcaggttcgattcccgcttccgccatcctagtcactgccgttgtgtccttgggcaagacactttacccacctgctcccagtgccacccacactggtttaaatgtaacttagatattgggtttcactatgtaaagcgctttgagtcatgagagaaaagcgctatataaatataattcacttcacttcaattaatCATTTGTccacattcaatttttttttcaaactattttTAGGCATTTAAAGGTGATTCTTTGGTGGATGCATGGAGAATGTTAGTTTAATTGCCTGACTCTattaaacatactgtacatgcgttACTTGATTTAAAgccttgttgtgttttttataacaaaccctgtttccatatgagttgggaaattgtgttagatgtaaataaaaacagaatacaattatttgcaaatcgttttcaacccatattcagttgaatatgctacaaagacaacatatttgatgttcaaactgataaacattttttttttttttttgcaaataatcattaactttagacatgcacctggggataggttgattggcaacactaaattggccctagtgtgtgaatgtgagtgtgaatattgtctatctgtgttggccctgcgatgaggtggcgacttgtccagggtgtaccccgccttctgcccgattgtagctgagataggcgccagcgccccccgcgaccccgaaatggaataagcggtagaaaatggatggcattaactatagaatttgatgccagcaacatgtgacaaagaagttaggaaaagtggcaataaatactaataaagttgaggaatgctcatcaaacacttatttggaacattccacaggtgtgcaggctaattgtgtcacaacaaggcttggacgtggattgtttcttcgatgcagatgagaatcagcacgagtgcgtcgtggacgtgagtacatggttgtttatttaaacactataatcaaaaataatcaaactaagggcgctcacaaggaggtacagacacttggctatgaataaacaaaagactagcataaatgctgcaaactacaaacatgaaacaaaaacacttgctcgattggcatgaataataataaactataaacaaaactagcagagtggcataaatacaaaaacttacacggcatggaactatggacaaggacatgaaggaggtgcagcatgggtagggtgcgtgcgcatgtgagaagatcccagaatgatgaacagaaagaaaattacttaaatactggctgtgataatcaggaacaggtgcgggactgagggcaggggcgtgacaaggtgggaactaagacgttggcatggaaacaaacaaaaccaggaagtgcaaaacgtgactgaatgtccaaaatcaaaaacataacatgacaaaacaaaacatgatccataggtgtgacaaattgggaacaggtgggtgccatgattgggtataaaaaccgcttcctttcacaaaaaaggatggggtgagctacactcctttgtccacaactgcgttagcaaaaagtcaaacagtttaagaacaacgtttttcaaagtgcagttGCAGGATTTTAACATctccggtccataatatcatcaaaaggttcagagaatctggagaaatcactccacgtaagcggcatggccggaaaccaacattgaatgaccgtgaccttcgatccctcagacggcactgtatcaaaaaccgacatcaatctctaatggATATCACTAcacgggctcagaaacacttcagaaaaccactgtcaataaatacagttcgtcgctacatctgtaagtgcaagttgaagctctactatgcaaagcgaaagccatttatcaacaacatccagaaactccgccggcttctctgggcccgagatcatctaagatggactgatgctaagtggaaaagtgttctgtggtttgacgagtccacatttcaaattgtttttagaaatatttgtcatcggacggcgtggcgcagtagcagagtggccgtgcgcaacccgagggtcccaggttcaatccccacctagtaccaacctcgtcacatccattgtgtcctgagcaagacacttcacccttgctcctgatgggtgctggttagggccttgcatggcagctccctccatcagtgtgtgaatgtgtgtgtgaatgggtaaaagtggaagtagtgtcaaagccctttgagtatcttgaaggtagaaaagcgctatacaagtacaacccaacccatcgtgtcatctggaccaaaggggaagcgaaccatccagactgttatcgacgcaaagttcaaaagccagcatctgtgatggtatgggggtgcattagtgcccaaggcatgggtaacttacacatctgtgaaggcaccattaatgctgaaaggtacatacaggttttggaacaacatatgctgccatctaagcgccatttttttcatggacgcccctgcttatttcagcaagacaatgtcaagccacattcagtacgtgttagaacagcgtggcttcataaaaaaaaaagagtgcgggtactttcctggctcgcctgcagtccagacctgtctcccactgaaaatgtgtggcgcaatattaagcataaaatacaacagcggggaccccggcctgctgaacgactgaaactctacataaaacaaaaatgggaaagaattccactttcaaagcttcaacaattagtttcctcagttcccattattattattgagtgttgttaaaagaaaaggtgatacaacacagtgaacatgccctttcccaactactttgagactgttgcagccatgaaattctaagttaattattatttgcaaaaaaaaaaaaaaataaagtttatgagtttgaacatcaaatatcttgtctttgtagtgcattcaattgaatatgggttgaaaaggatttgcaaatcattgtattctgtttatatttacatctaacacaatttcccaactcatatggaaacggggtttgtaaataaaatcaTTATTTAATAAACCTTATTTTTACAATTAACATCTCttattttaattgtacccaggagtgatcattttttaaatttactttctACTCCTATTCCCACCAACTTCAGGaattacacacacat from Nerophis ophidion isolate RoL-2023_Sa linkage group LG17, RoL_Noph_v1.0, whole genome shotgun sequence harbors:
- the ch25hl1.1 gene encoding cholesterol 25-hydroxylase-like protein 1, member 1, with the protein product MLNISDLPTHPLTSTRWECLLQPLWDYLLLHHLPLISSPFFPVLLAFCSYFVFSLPFAVMDLLGQRAPFFHRYKIQPQRQPTLGMMARSLLIALFNQIFFVLPSVMVSMFILPPPAIPQEAPALHRVFIDGLALLLLFDTQYFIWHFMHHKNKQLYRCIHAIHHEYTAPFSWSTEQLSIPELLTVALWSNQDPVFLKCHPLTMWCVTVLSIWMSVEDHIGYDLPWSLNRLVPFGLLGGAPAHDMHHQRPSSNYAPFFSHWDRIFGTAVALRDKKDDRSAT